Proteins from a single region of Psilocybe cubensis strain MGC-MH-2018 chromosome 3, whole genome shotgun sequence:
- a CDS encoding UPF0538 protein C2C4.04c: protein MADSQLTNHLRPNDDATLTVRVIKSFKFRTERSLVLHHIDLNTTTVAQLKELAKQAVATQPGWKPYRNVSLDTLKLYTKAHGAKTSNLIINLDHDDWILRDEEKSLAEAGFENETEVSFFNLNDYEEFKLNPETSWDV, encoded by the exons ATGGCCGATTCTCAGCTCACTAACCACCTACGTCCAAACGACGACGCAACTCTCACCGTCCGCGTTATAAAGTCCTTCAAGTTCAGGACAGAACGCAGCCTTGTTCTGCATCATATCGATCtcaacaccaccaccgtcGCTCAGCTCAAAGAACTTGCGAAGCAAG CGGTGGCCACGCAGCCGGGATGGAAGCCGTATCGTAACGTTTCTCTCG ACACGTTAAAGCTCTACACGAAGGCGCACGGCGCTAAG ACTTCAAATCTCATCATCAATTTGGACCACGACGATTGGATACTACGTGATGAAGAGAAATCTCTGGCAGAAGCAGGTTTCG AGAACGAGACCGAGGTCAGCTTCTTCAACCTCAATGACTACGAAGAATTTAAGCTAAATCCCGAG ACTAGC